A region from the Triticum aestivum cultivar Chinese Spring chromosome 3D, IWGSC CS RefSeq v2.1, whole genome shotgun sequence genome encodes:
- the LOC123079624 gene encoding protein VAPYRIN, whose amino-acid sequence MPAKEQSVILGTAISQTSLRASSSATPSHSHPARTSTFQRRSMAAVKPACSVPANSADAAKTAAAPEPEQQLLEVAEEEVVIDFKPSSKCRVDLRLRSLHPTLPVAFKVQTSSPLKFLVSPPRGALQPLSTATIRVVLRPQPHAPPSFPRSRADRFLVLSSLSAAQLDSAASVPGGAGVGIGAIRLRVFFGGPYLLRLAADAGDSAAVRLILRRQPHLLPVLNPEAAVPDAEPWAPLHAAAARGDCAEVRRLGQEALAARDKDGRTALHVAAAAGEAEAVAELVDMGADSAAADARGRTPLDVAREKGYKEVVDVLQRWEQVMTAARRGDLRSLEFLLSKRTGLRGRDQYGLTALHVAAIKGHCDAIALLAGSGCMGVECEDVEGHRPLHLAVEGGCADAVDLLLDMGADVHARTKRGATPLQMADTMGYDDISQLLRGRGADEAAAAAGADAQLCIASSSSSSISCA is encoded by the exons ATGCCAGCAAAAGAGCAAAGCGTCATCCTAGGTACAGCCATTAGCCAGACATCACTCCGTGCTTCCAGTTCCGCTACCCCATCCCATTCCCACCCCGCGCGTACAAGCACCTTCCAACGGAGATCGATGGCCGCTGTTAAGCCCGCCTGCTCCGTTCCCGCCAATTCCGCCGACGCAGCCAAAACGGCGGCGGCGCCAGAGCCCGAGCAGCAGCTCCtggaggtggcggaggaggaggtggtcatCGACTTCAAGCCCAGCTCCAAGTGCCGCGTGGACCTCCGCCTCCGCTCGCTGCACCCGACGCTCCCCGTCGCCTTCAAGGTCCAGACCTCCTCCCCGCTCAAGTTCCTCGTCAGCCCGCCGCGCGGCGCCCTGCAGCCGCTCTCCACGGCCACCATCCGCGTCGTGCTCCGCCCGCAGCCGCacgcgccgccgtccttcccgcGCTCCCGCGCCGACCGCTTCCTcgtcctctcctccctctccgccgCGCAACTCGACTCGGCGGCCTCCGTGCCCGGCGGCGCCGGCGTCGGCATCGGCGCCATCCGCCTTCGCGTGTTCTTCGGCGGGCCCtacctcctccgcctcgccgcggaCGCCGGGGACTCCGCGGCCGTGCGCCTCATCCTGCGCCGGCAGCCGCACCTCCTGCCGGTCCTCAACCCCGAGGCGGCCGTGCCGGACGCCGAGCCGTGGGCGCCGCTGCACGCGGCTGCCGCGCGGGGCGACTGCGCAGAGGTGAGGAGGCTGGGGCAGGAGGCGCTCGCGGCGCGCGACAAGGACGGCAGGACGGCTCTGCACGTCGCGGCCGCGGCCGGCGAAGCAGAGGCGGTGGCAGAGCTGGTGGACATGGGAGCCGACTCCGCCGCGGCCGACGCTCGCGGGAGGACTCCGCTGGACGTGGCGCGAGAGAAGGGCTAC AAGGAAGTGGTGGACGTGCTGCAGCGGTGGGAGCAGGTgatgacggcggcgaggcggggcgacCTCCGGAGCCTCGAATTCCTCCTCAGCAAGCGCACGGGCCTCCGCGGCCGCGACCAGTACGGGCTGACGGCGCTCCACGTGGCCGCCATCAAGGGCCACTGCGACGCCATCGCCCTGCTGGCGGGGTCGGGGTGCATGGGCGTGGAGTGCGAGGACGTGGAAGGGCACCGGCCgctgcacctcgccgtcgagggCGGCTGCGCCGACGCCGTCGACCTGCTGCTCGACATGGGCGCCGACGTCCACGCCAGGACCAAGCGGGGCGCCACGCCGCTCCAGATGGCCGACACCATGGGCTACGACGACATCTCGCAGCTGCTGCGCGGCCGGGGCgccgacgaggcggcggcggcagcaggtgCTGACGCGCAGCTGTGCAtcgcgtcgtcgtcttcctcgtcgATATCCTGTGCATAA
- the LOC123079625 gene encoding thioredoxin-like fold domain-containing protein MRL7 homolog, chloroplastic, whose protein sequence is MLRLPALLPLKPSAPATGLNPTRRSHGHRGPKRLLASSATPPPQPPPPARRTPSPTTAPKPFKREPRAGPQNPEGATAEFPTTKPRKPRRGRRSEAAAVEDFVRDRLEQVFASIQERDPEVLQGKGDILKPKEEEELASGEKPGEEDGEQKTVVEEEDPSWPLDADVGWGVRASEYFDKHSIKNVTVDGVEIDWEGEVDRGWVKEINCLEWESFAFHPSPLIVLVFERYNRAADNWRFLQELEKATKVYWDTKDRLPPRTVKIDLNIERDLAYALQAKECPQLLFLRGNKILYREKEIRTADELVQMIAYFYYNAKRPSCVNPEALAPSF, encoded by the exons ATGCTTCGTCTCCCCGCTCTCCTCCCTCTTAAACCCTCGGCCCCGGCCACCGGCTTAAACCCCACCCGGCGCAGCCATGGCCACCGCGGCCCCAAACGCCTCCTCGCTTCCTCCGCCACGCCgccgccacagccgccgccgccggcgcgaaGGACTCCCAGTCCAACCACGGCCCCGAAACCCTTTAAGCGCGAACCCCGCGCCGGCCCCCAGAATCCCGAAGGCGCCACCGCGGAGTTCCCCACAACGAAGCCCCGCAAACCACGCCGCGGTCGCCGAAGCGAGGCGGCCGCCGTGGAGGACTTCGTCCGCGACCGCCTCGAGCAGGTCTTCGCCTCCATCCAGGAGCGCGACCCCGAGGTCCTCCAAGGCAAAGGCGACATCCTGAagccaaaggaggaggaggagctggctTCCGGCGAGAAGCCCGGGGAGGAAGACGGGGAGCAGAAgacggtggtggaggaggaggacccgaGCTGGCCACTGGACGCCGACGTCGGGTGGGGGGTCCGAGCGTCGGAGTACTTCGACAAGCACTCCATCAAGAACGTGACGGTGGACGGCGTGGAGATCGATTGGGAAGGAGAGGTCGACCGGGGCTGGGTCAAGGAGATCAACTGCTTGGAGTGGGAGAGCTTCGCCTTCCACCCCAGCCCCCTTATCGTCCTAGTCTTCGAGCGCTACAACAG GGCTGCTGACAATTGGAGGTTTCTTCAAGAATTGGAAAAGGCTACAAAGGTATACTGGGATACAAAAGATCGGCTACCTCCACGG ACTGTGAAGATTGATCTGAATATTGAGAGGGACTTGGCATATGCACTCCAAGCAAAAGAATGCCCGCAATTGCTGTTCTTGAGAGGAAACAAAATCCTATACAGAGAAAAAG AGATAAGAACAGCTGACGAACTAGTTCAAATGATTGCCTATTTCTACTACAATGCAAAGCGGCCATCATGTGTCAATCCCGAAGCCCTTGCTCCTTCATTCTAA